A genomic region of Arachis stenosperma cultivar V10309 chromosome 9, arast.V10309.gnm1.PFL2, whole genome shotgun sequence contains the following coding sequences:
- the LOC130947453 gene encoding glycosyltransferase BC10-like, whose amino-acid sequence MQSRLEEVKDPSAARISSSRPFPVRLLQFFLLFLVIGIGASFLSMYMIRHFGIHNVALVQSTFRPCFQTPGTIESFIMPPVNLMHKMNDTELFWRASFDTRIKDYPFRRVPKIAFMFLTKGPLPMAPLWEKFFKGHEQLYSIYVHSLPSYTPDFSPSSVFYRRHIPSQVAEWGMMSMCDAERRLLANALLDISNEWFILLSESCIPLQNFSIIYRYISRSWYSFMGAVDEPGPYGRGRYEDSMAPEINISDWRKGSQWFEINRKLAIRIVEDSTYYPKLRDFCLPHKCYVDEHYFQTMLTITMPHLLANRSLTYVDWSRGGAHPATFGKDDIKEDFFKRILVDQTCIYNGQPTSTCFLFARKFAPNALEPLLDIAPRVLGI is encoded by the exons ATGCAATCTAGGTTGGAGGAAGTGAAGGACCCTTCTGCAGCAAGAATTAGTTCTTCTAGGCCCTTCCCTGTGAGGCTTCTGCAGTTCTTCTTGCTGTTTTTGGTTATAGGCATAGGTGCTTCGTTTCTTAGTATGTACATGATTCGCCATTTTGGTATTCACAATGTTGCTCTGGTGCAATCCACCTTTAGGCCTTGTTTTCAGACACCAGGAACCATAGAGAGTTTCATTATGCCTCCTGTGAATTTGATGCATAAGATGAATGACACTGAACTCTTCTGGAGAGCTTCTTTTGATACGAGGATCAAAGATTATCCGTTTCGAAGAGTTCCTAAGATTGCATTCATGTTCTTGACCAAGGGACCCTTGCCAATGGCACCACTTTGGGAGAAGTTCTTTAAAGGCCATGAGCAGCTGTATTCTATATATGTTCATTCGCTGCCATCTTATACACCTGATTTTTCACCATCCTCGGTGTTTTATAGGAGGCATATCCCAAGCCAG GTGGCAGAGTGGGGAATGATGAGTATGTGTGATGCCGAAAGACGGCTGCTTGCTAACGCATTGCTCGACATCTCAAATGAATGGTTTATCCTTTTATCAGAGTCTTGCATTCCTCTCCAGAACTTCAGCATTATCTACCGATACATATCACGATCATGGTACAGCTTTATGGGAGCAGTTGACGAACCTGGTCCTTACGGGAGAGGACGCTATGAGGACAGCATGGCGCCCGAGATCAACATCAGCGACTGGCGTAAGGGGTCTCAGTGGTTTGAAATCAACCGCAAACTTGCCATTCGAATAGTTGAAGACAGCACTTATTATCCAAAGCTCAGAGACTTCTGTTTGCCGCACAAATGCTATGTTGACGAGCACTATTTCCAGACGATGTTAACCATTACGATGCCTCATCTTTTGGCGAACCGGAGCCTCACTTATGTGGACTGGTCGAGGGGTGGTGCTCATCCGGCTACATTTGGAAAAGACGACATCAAGGAAGATTTCTTCAAGAGAATCTTGGTAGATCAGACATGTATTTACAATGGCCAGCCAACATCCACATGTTTCTTATTTGCCAGAAAGTTTGCTCCTAATGCTTTGGAACCTCTTTTAGATATCGCACCGAGAGTTCTAGGAATTTGA
- the LOC130947698 gene encoding IAA-amino acid hydrolase ILR1-like 4 → MRSSFKCFYFHLLPIFYFLIIIAATTTEFKFLDSAKSPEVFDWMVNIRRKIHENPELGYQEFETSEVIRAELDKLGISYKHPIAETGVIGYIGTRKPPFVALRADMDALALQEMVDWEHKSKVPGKMHACGHDAHVAMLLGAAMILKQNENEIKGTVILVFQPAEEGGAGAKKIVESGVLENVNAIFGLHITGKFLIGEVASRSGLMYANSGFFEATISGKGGHAAIPQHSIDPILAASNVIVSLQHLISREADPLDSQVVTVGKVEGGSAFNIIPDTVTIGGTFRAFSKEGFRQLQQRIEQVIIGQAAVHRCNATVDFLQEEKPFYPATINNGDLHKHFLDIATKSLGIQKFNEMRPSMGAEDFSFYQEVIPGYYFVLGMQNASHERLAGAHSPYYKVNEDALPLGAALHASLASTYLLKLQQDIPLLEGKYHDEL, encoded by the exons aTGCGTTCCTCTTTCAAGTGCTTCTACTTCCACTTACTCCCTATTTTCTATTTCCTTATTATTATTGCTGCCACAACAACCGAATTCAAGTTTCTTGATTCAGCTAAGAGTCCTGAGGTTTTTGATTGGATGGTGAACATCAGGAGGAagattcatgagaatccggaattGGGGTATCAGGAATTTGAGACCAGTGAGGTCATAAGAGCAGAGTTGGACAAATTGGGAATTTCATATAAGCATCCAATTGCTGAAACCGGTGTCATTGGATACATTGGAACTCGAAAACCTCCTTTTGTTGCTCTAAGAGCTGACATGGATGCTCTTGCTTTACAG GAAATGGTGGATTGGGAGCACAAGAGTAAAGTACCTGGAAAGATGCACGCATGCGGTCATGATGCTCATGTTGCTATGCTTCTCGGTGCTGCAATGATCCtcaaacaaaatgaaaatgagataaAA GGAACTGTTATTCTTGTTTTCCAACCGGCTGAGGAAGGGGGTGCAGGGGCTAAGAAAATTGTAGAATCCGGAGTCTTAGAAAATGTTAATGCTATCTTTGGATTGCATATCACAGGAAAGTTTCTAATAGGCGAAGTAGCTTCTAGATCTGGTCTCATGTATGCAAATTCTGGTTTCTTTGAAGCAACGATAAGTGGAAAGGGAGGTCATGCAGCTATTCCTCAACATTCTATAGACCCTATATTAGCAGCTTCTAATGTAATTGTTAGCTTACAGCACCTTATTTCTCGAGAAGCCGATCCTCTTGACTCCCAG GTTGTGACAGTAGGAAAAGTCGAAGGAGGCAGCGCGTTCAATATTATTCCCGATACTGTCACGATTGGTGGCACCTTCCGGGCATTTTCAAAAGAAGGCTTCAGGCAACTGCAGCAGCGTATTGAGCAG GTTATTATTGGCCAAGCCGCCGTCCATAGGTGTAACGCAACAGTGGACTTCCTTCAAGAAGAGAAACCTTTCTACCCTGCAACCATAAACAATGGTGACTTGCACAAGCATTTTCTTGACATTGCCACAAAGTCTCTTGGCATCCAAAAATTTAATGAGATGCGACCGTCAATGGGAGCCGAAGACTTCTCGTTCTATCAAGAGGTTATACCTGGATACTACTTCGTGCTTGGAATGCAGAACGCGTCGCATGAACGGCTTGCCGGCGCACACTCACCTTATTATAAAGTCAATGAAGATGCACTTCCTTTAGGAGCTGCACTTCATGCATCCTTGGCTTCTACTTACCTTCTAAAACTTCAGCAGGATATACCTCTTTTAGAGGGTAAATATCATGATGAGTTGTAA
- the LOC130947836 gene encoding IAA-amino acid hydrolase ILR1-like 4, with protein MGSFNLFCFFIIIFHVFVATPIFSHSSSSISTKFLDLAKSPEVFDWMVRIRRKIHEYPELLYEEFKTSEVIREELDKMGISYKHPVAETGVIGYIGTGKPPFVALRADIDGLPIQEMVEWEHKSKVDGKMHACGHDAHTAMVLGAAKILKQHEDQIKGTVVLVFQPAEEGGAGAKRIIEAGVLDKVSAIFGLHVAPVRELPVGHVASKAGPLLAGSGMFDATIHGKGGHAAMPHSAIDPVLAASSAVVNLQQLVSREADPLDPQVVTVTNFHGDGAFNVIPDSVTIGGTFRAFSPQSITRLKERIHQVITGQAAVHRCTAEVDFHEDKKPFYPATINDDKLHEHFLEVAKNVVGSENVHEMQPVTVSEDFSFYQEALPGYFFMLGMKSHSGEPLATLHSPHFTVNEDALPYGAALHASLATTYLLNHDGAKVGAKNHDEL; from the exons ATGGGTTCCTTCAACTTGTTTTgtttcttcatcatcatctttcACGTCTTTGTTGCAACACCCATATTCTCACATTCATCATCGTCAATCTCCacaaaatttttagatttggcTAAGAGTCCTGAGGTATTTGATTGGATGGTTAGGATTAGAAGAAAGATTCATGAGTACCCGGAATTGCTATATGAGGAATTTAAGACGAGTGAGGTCATAAGAGAAGAGTTGGACAAAATGGGAATTTCATATAAGCATCCAGTTGCTGAAACCGGTGTTATTGGATACATTGGAACTGGAAAACCTCCTTTTGTTGCTTTAAGAGCTGATATTGATGGGCTTCCTATTCAG GAAATGGTGGAGTGGGAGCACAAGAGTAAAGTAGATGGAAAGATGCATGCTTGTGGTCATGATGCTCACACTGCTATGGTCCTTGGTGCTGCAAAGATTCTCAAACAGCATGAAGATCAGATTAAA ggcaccgttgttcttgtttttcaaCCAGCAGAGGAAGGAGGAGCAGGGGCAAAGAGAATCATAGAGGCAGGAGTACTAGACAAAGTTTCAGCCATCTTTGGATTGCACGTGGCGCCAGTACGTGAATTACCCGTAGGACACGTTGCATCTAAGGCTGGTCCATTATTGGCAGGAAGTGGAATGTTTGATGCAACTATACATGGAAAGGGAGGCCATGCAGCTATGCCTCACTCCGCCATTGATCCCGTTTTGGCAGCTTCTAGTGCTGTTGTCAACTTGCAACAACTTGTTTCTCGTGAAGCCGATCCTCTTGATCCCCAGGTAGTTACGGTTACTAATTTCCATGGAGATGGTGCATTCAACGTTATTCCAGATTCTGTTACTATTGGAGGAACCTTCCGAGCTTTTTCCCCCCAAAGCATCACGCGTTTGAAGGAGCGCATTCACCAG GTTATCACCGGACAAGCGGCAGTCCATAGGTGCACAGCGGAGGTCGACTTCCATGAAGATAAGAAACCGTTCTATCCGGCAACCATAAACGACGACAAGTTACATGAGCATTTTCTTGAAGTGGCCAAGAATGTTGTTGGAAGCGAGAATGTTCATGAGATGCAACCTGTGACAGTATCGGAAGACTTCTCATTCTATCAAGAGGCTTTACCTGGTTACTTCTTCATGCTTGGAATGAAAAGTCACTCTGGTGAACCACTTGCAACGTTGCACTCACCACATTTCACAGTGAATGAAGATGCTTTACCCTATGGTGCTGCACTTCATGCTTCCTTAGCTACTACTTATCTTCTAAACCATGATGGAGCCAAGGTGGGAGCAAAAAATCATGATGAATTATAG